From the genome of Naumannella halotolerans, one region includes:
- a CDS encoding replication initiator, which yields MGAPVRLREVLNDTMRELAIKERVCVRPMMRRVLDRDTGSDTVVALPCGATRASACPSCAHKARVLRMQQCAEGWHRTDEPDTHDNPDAPDGPGDQDHHDNDDRADADSRLSGPDDTSPVDDATPGLVGAVAGGRRQRSTRRRQDAGSLPRVPVEDRTIGTVYRTPEGREFRPSMFLTLTLPSYGPVRDGAPTDPASYDYQRQARDTVHFAKLVDRFIQQLRRTCGFKLQYFATVEPQARLAPHLHMAIRGTIPHQIIRQALAAVYHQVWWPQHDQPVYLDELPVWTGAGYADPTTGELLPTWDEATEDLDRPAHLLRFGTQHDSRGIIAPSPEADRTVRYLTKYLTKAVSDPLGGDDADDHPRRLAHIARMEAELRFLPCSPGCWNWLRYGVQPDHAARGMEPGRCPKKAHDRDHLGLGGRRVLVSRKWSGKTLARHRADRASVVREALHAAGYLDPDIESMAADVTSTDGHPRYIWTDTDVPADTYARVISDLIVQRRSWRDQYDAAKQAVETRSATGPDP from the coding sequence ATGGGTGCGCCGGTGCGGCTGCGGGAGGTGTTGAACGACACCATGCGCGAACTCGCGATCAAGGAACGCGTCTGTGTGCGGCCGATGATGCGCCGCGTCCTCGACCGCGACACCGGCAGCGACACCGTCGTCGCGCTCCCCTGCGGAGCCACCCGCGCATCCGCCTGCCCCTCCTGCGCCCACAAAGCACGCGTGCTCCGCATGCAGCAATGCGCCGAAGGCTGGCACCGCACCGACGAACCCGACACCCACGACAACCCGGACGCTCCAGACGGTCCGGGCGACCAAGATCACCACGACAACGACGACCGAGCGGACGCCGACAGCCGACTATCTGGTCCAGATGATACGAGCCCGGTCGACGACGCCACACCTGGCCTGGTCGGGGCCGTTGCGGGCGGTCGTCGGCAACGGTCGACGCGTCGTCGGCAGGATGCGGGAAGTTTGCCGCGTGTCCCGGTCGAGGACCGCACGATCGGCACCGTCTATCGGACGCCGGAGGGTCGGGAGTTCCGGCCGTCGATGTTCCTCACCCTCACCCTGCCCTCCTACGGTCCAGTTCGTGACGGTGCCCCGACCGACCCGGCCAGCTATGACTACCAGCGGCAAGCCAGGGACACGGTGCACTTCGCGAAGCTCGTCGACCGATTCATCCAACAGCTCCGCCGGACCTGTGGGTTCAAGCTCCAATACTTCGCCACCGTCGAACCGCAAGCCCGGCTCGCGCCGCACCTACACATGGCGATCCGGGGCACCATCCCCCACCAGATCATCCGCCAAGCACTCGCAGCCGTCTATCACCAGGTGTGGTGGCCGCAACACGACCAGCCGGTCTATCTGGACGAGCTGCCGGTGTGGACCGGTGCCGGATACGCCGACCCGACCACCGGTGAACTCCTCCCCACCTGGGATGAGGCGACCGAGGATCTGGATCGGCCAGCGCATCTGCTCCGCTTCGGGACCCAGCACGATTCACGCGGGATCATCGCCCCCTCCCCCGAAGCTGACCGGACCGTCCGCTATCTGACGAAGTACCTCACCAAAGCCGTCTCCGACCCGCTCGGCGGTGACGACGCCGACGATCATCCCCGGCGGCTCGCGCACATCGCCCGGATGGAAGCCGAACTGCGGTTCCTGCCCTGCTCGCCTGGGTGTTGGAACTGGCTGCGCTACGGCGTCCAGCCCGACCACGCTGCTCGCGGGATGGAACCGGGCCGGTGCCCGAAGAAGGCGCACGATCGTGACCACCTCGGCCTCGGCGGCCGCCGCGTCCTGGTCTCCCGCAAATGGTCCGGCAAGACCCTCGCCCGGCATCGCGCCGATCGTGCCAGCGTGGTCCGCGAAGCCCTGCACGCCGCCGGATACCTCGACCCCGACATCGAATCCATGGCCGCCGACGTCACCAGCACCGACGGCCACCCCCGCTACATCTGGACCGACACCGACGTCCCCGCCGACACCTACGCCCGCGTCATCAGCGACCTGATCGTCCAACGACGCTCCTGGCGTGATCAGTACGACGCCGCGAAACAGGCTGTGGAAACCCGTTCGGCAACCGGCCCCGACCCGTGA
- a CDS encoding helix-turn-helix domain-containing protein — MAYNQIRAARESRGWSQSRLVAEIERAAQANGVSLMTRGSLTTALSRWENGHVAPKQHHRSLLRATLGIDLDDGHNTGEPIGQAMTLVQVDAQAEVLSAIRRSDRHGLAHMTNPQLDIYAAALRGSLGTGGPLPVRIRLAALLADAEALIAWQLIDLSQPAAALSRYRRAEQYARDAEDAHLIAHARAGQAVALIDLDHPDDAHQLMQATRAQAEGKVSTLFWAWLLAANAETGAAAGDGRTCRESVRAAFDVLPDGQRADPALPYITLGPAHLQRWAGHSLSMIGERSAIDMLEEAAEAMPIDFVRARGSLHTDMAECHALLGHKSDARRERGTALELVQESGSRRQQRRLNYLVAA; from the coding sequence ATGGCGTACAACCAAATTCGAGCGGCACGCGAAAGCCGCGGATGGTCGCAGTCACGGCTTGTCGCGGAAATTGAGCGTGCAGCTCAAGCGAATGGCGTCTCGCTGATGACTCGGGGATCCCTGACGACCGCTCTTTCGCGCTGGGAAAACGGACACGTCGCACCGAAGCAGCACCACCGCAGTTTGCTCCGGGCGACCCTAGGGATTGACCTTGACGATGGCCACAACACGGGCGAGCCAATCGGTCAGGCAATGACGCTGGTCCAGGTCGACGCGCAGGCCGAAGTGCTCAGTGCGATCCGTCGATCGGATCGTCACGGACTCGCGCACATGACCAACCCGCAGCTCGACATCTATGCAGCCGCCCTCCGAGGCAGCCTTGGCACCGGCGGACCGTTACCGGTACGAATCCGGCTGGCGGCGCTGCTCGCTGACGCAGAGGCCTTGATTGCCTGGCAACTCATTGACCTCAGCCAACCAGCAGCCGCTTTGAGTCGATATCGCAGGGCCGAGCAATACGCGCGCGATGCGGAGGACGCTCACCTGATCGCGCACGCCCGGGCGGGTCAGGCTGTCGCGCTGATTGATCTTGATCACCCTGACGATGCGCATCAGCTCATGCAGGCCACACGAGCCCAGGCCGAAGGCAAGGTATCCACGTTGTTCTGGGCGTGGCTGCTCGCCGCCAACGCTGAGACCGGTGCTGCCGCCGGCGATGGCAGGACATGTCGAGAATCTGTGCGCGCTGCTTTCGATGTCTTGCCTGACGGTCAGCGGGCCGACCCAGCGCTGCCATACATCACGCTTGGTCCTGCCCACCTACAGCGGTGGGCGGGGCACTCACTGAGCATGATCGGGGAGCGCAGCGCGATTGACATGCTGGAAGAAGCGGCAGAAGCGATGCCGATCGACTTCGTCCGTGCTCGGGGCAGTCTGCATACCGACATGGCCGAGTGCCATGCACTGCTTGGTCATAAGTCTGATGCCCGTCGAGAGCGGGGGACTGCGCTGGAGCTCGTCCAGGAGAGCGGATCCCGACGACAGCAGCGGCGGCTCAACTATCTGGTGGCCGCCTAA
- a CDS encoding helix-turn-helix transcriptional regulator — translation MSALLSSDLPVLMTSAEVAKVLKVDRSTLSRWRTAGQGPRVTWLSPSVPRYQRDDVLSWLHDQVA, via the coding sequence ATGAGTGCATTGTTGTCCAGTGATCTTCCGGTGCTGATGACCAGCGCGGAGGTGGCCAAGGTGTTGAAGGTCGACCGGTCGACACTGAGTCGTTGGCGCACCGCCGGGCAGGGGCCTCGGGTGACGTGGTTGTCCCCGTCGGTGCCTCGGTATCAGCGTGACGATGTCTTGTCCTGGCTGCATGATCAAGTGGCATGA
- a CDS encoding tyrosine-type recombinase/integrase — protein sequence MTIRKEPSGRFRAVLKSGRTYVAGRTFDTKREATAWLNRERAALSGGVDPRAGRETVAKLLPIWLEERKDSVSAKTYVADRALPRLVPTNLAALSIGSVTDREVTRTLIHLTRRGLAESSVRRFRASLSTFFAWAVRERLILLNPVTPTRVPKAASPKVEMYPFNEAELDAFVARAAERDHRLAEVMLIAGWTGLRWSELRAVRVRDLVEVPMPMLVVERAEPEGVAAKASKSGKGRRVPLAGKVLPLVRSMAADRAPDEPLFTTVTGHRLHATAVKRTLNWSSTAGGRRIHDLRHTAACLWLARGVDPVTVQAWMGHASIATTNIYLHHLGTGADRAGLARLNGPGHAGGTRERHDEVEN from the coding sequence ATGACCATCCGCAAGGAGCCATCCGGACGATTCCGGGCGGTGCTCAAGTCCGGCCGCACCTATGTCGCGGGGAGGACGTTCGATACCAAGCGTGAAGCGACAGCATGGCTGAACCGTGAGCGGGCGGCGCTGTCCGGAGGTGTCGATCCTCGTGCTGGTCGGGAGACGGTGGCAAAGCTGCTGCCGATCTGGCTGGAGGAGCGCAAGGACTCGGTGTCGGCCAAGACGTATGTGGCCGATCGGGCGTTGCCGCGTCTGGTGCCGACGAACCTGGCGGCACTGTCGATCGGCTCCGTCACCGACCGCGAGGTGACGCGTACTTTGATCCATCTGACCCGCCGGGGTCTGGCGGAGTCATCGGTGCGGCGATTCCGTGCGTCGTTGTCGACCTTCTTCGCCTGGGCGGTGCGGGAGCGGCTGATCCTGCTGAATCCGGTGACGCCGACACGCGTCCCGAAGGCGGCCAGCCCGAAGGTCGAGATGTATCCGTTCAATGAGGCCGAGTTGGATGCCTTCGTCGCTCGGGCGGCTGAGCGGGATCATCGCCTGGCCGAGGTGATGCTGATCGCTGGGTGGACCGGTCTGCGGTGGTCGGAGCTGCGCGCGGTCCGCGTACGGGATCTGGTTGAGGTTCCGATGCCGATGCTGGTGGTGGAGCGCGCCGAGCCCGAAGGTGTCGCGGCGAAGGCTTCGAAATCGGGCAAGGGTCGGCGAGTGCCGCTGGCCGGAAAGGTGCTGCCGCTGGTCCGGTCGATGGCTGCCGATCGTGCTCCTGATGAGCCGCTGTTCACGACCGTGACCGGGCACCGGTTGCATGCGACGGCGGTGAAGCGGACGCTGAACTGGTCATCGACGGCTGGCGGTCGACGGATTCACGATCTGCGGCACACGGCCGCCTGCTTGTGGCTGGCTCGCGGGGTCGATCCGGTGACCGTGCAGGCGTGGATGGGGCACGCGTCGATCGCGACGACGAACATCTATCTGCACCATCTGGGAACGGGTGCGGATCGAGCGGGTCTGGCACGGCTGAATGGTCCGGGGCACGCCGGGGGCACACGTGAACGACATGACGAGGTGGAGAACTGA
- a CDS encoding glycoside hydrolase domain-containing protein: MHRDASIGHAGAWPRAEQAGNYSWVDPFIGTAATDLPDPVGLAATWWWPKPQVGNTHPGATYPLGMVSACAYSGGYPTGYSNYALNTEGVPVRLGPAGQISGFTHFQQSGTGAIRKYYNYFRVTPMVQPLDALGDSWRMVDEAAQPGWYGTRLTGVDPDDPGSMIDCELTVGPKSAVHRYTFGQAHRDARVVIDFSHGGLEIPHGETVPLRAHLEIVSPNVAQGEVVVEGVPLSVHIECDVPGWRQTLWYDQRLMQGGTRLDFDYIRATTLRSFGLMWRGPAVPGQQIEVRIGFSLRGVEQARASLYRDCGGVDELTGTIPPSFDARRTETARSWSDHLDLIEIDSDDAGVRTIFSTALYHSLIKPCMALNESPLWPMNSPFAFDLSTMWDIYRTQLPLLTTVLPERAVELGIALLHICENEGNLPIGYRMAKGADRFARQGSALAHPFLADLCQLGLSGVDWDWALCFMDADFRRSYGEEYMTRGLTHPISHTLDLAHAFHCTAIVAEYVGDHAGAARYAELAQNWRNAFDPETGLLRDSTYYEGGKWNYSFRLVHDMASRIELSGGDEAYTALLDAFFGYGAEPVTQPGQQPGIEEMAAGYALNRFEGLNNEPDLDAPWAYHYTGRPDRTAEIIQSAWLNQFGTGAGGLPGNDDSGGLSSWYVWATLGLFPVTGQSRFLINTPNVRAARLRVPGGLFEITTQGFRTPSRGGPYQYVQEAWLDGQLLQQTWIDAADVRRGGRLDIELGPEPSEWGRHNRPPSIGFHSAVG; the protein is encoded by the coding sequence ATGCATCGAGATGCGTCGATCGGGCATGCCGGTGCCTGGCCTCGGGCCGAGCAGGCCGGCAACTACTCCTGGGTCGATCCCTTCATCGGGACCGCCGCCACCGACCTGCCCGACCCGGTCGGGCTGGCAGCCACCTGGTGGTGGCCGAAGCCGCAGGTCGGCAACACCCATCCCGGAGCCACCTACCCGCTCGGCATGGTCTCGGCCTGCGCCTACTCCGGCGGCTACCCGACCGGGTACTCCAACTACGCGCTGAACACCGAGGGGGTGCCCGTGCGCCTCGGACCCGCCGGGCAGATCAGCGGATTCACCCACTTCCAGCAGTCCGGCACCGGCGCCATCCGCAAGTACTACAACTACTTCCGGGTCACCCCGATGGTGCAGCCGCTGGATGCCCTGGGCGATTCCTGGCGGATGGTCGACGAGGCAGCCCAACCCGGTTGGTACGGCACCCGGCTGACCGGTGTCGACCCCGACGACCCGGGCTCGATGATCGACTGCGAACTGACAGTCGGCCCCAAATCGGCAGTCCACCGTTACACCTTCGGCCAGGCCCATCGCGATGCCCGGGTGGTGATCGACTTCTCCCACGGCGGGCTGGAGATCCCGCACGGCGAGACCGTACCGCTGCGGGCACATCTGGAGATCGTCTCCCCCAATGTCGCTCAGGGTGAGGTCGTCGTCGAGGGCGTGCCGCTGTCGGTGCACATCGAGTGCGATGTCCCCGGCTGGCGGCAGACGCTGTGGTACGACCAGCGCCTGATGCAGGGCGGAACCCGGCTCGACTTCGACTACATCCGCGCCACCACCCTGCGTTCCTTCGGTCTGATGTGGCGAGGCCCTGCCGTACCCGGTCAGCAGATCGAGGTACGCATCGGATTCTCCCTGCGCGGGGTGGAACAAGCCCGGGCCAGCCTGTACCGCGACTGCGGTGGGGTGGACGAGCTCACCGGTACGATCCCGCCCAGCTTCGACGCCCGGCGCACCGAGACCGCCCGTAGTTGGAGTGATCATCTGGACCTGATCGAGATCGACAGCGACGACGCAGGCGTCCGGACGATCTTCTCCACCGCGCTGTACCACTCCTTGATCAAACCGTGCATGGCGCTGAACGAGAGCCCCTTGTGGCCGATGAACAGCCCGTTCGCCTTCGACCTGAGCACCATGTGGGACATCTACCGGACCCAGCTACCGCTGCTCACCACCGTGCTGCCGGAGCGGGCGGTCGAACTCGGCATCGCCCTGCTGCACATCTGTGAGAACGAGGGCAACCTGCCGATCGGCTATCGGATGGCCAAGGGCGCCGACCGGTTCGCCCGCCAGGGCAGCGCGCTGGCTCATCCCTTCCTGGCCGATCTGTGCCAGCTCGGACTCAGTGGCGTGGACTGGGACTGGGCCCTGTGTTTCATGGATGCCGATTTCCGCCGCTCCTACGGTGAGGAGTACATGACCCGCGGGCTGACCCACCCGATCAGTCACACCCTCGATCTGGCCCATGCCTTCCACTGCACCGCGATCGTCGCCGAGTACGTCGGCGATCATGCCGGCGCCGCGCGCTATGCCGAGCTGGCACAGAACTGGCGCAATGCCTTCGATCCCGAGACCGGCCTGCTGCGCGACTCGACCTACTACGAGGGCGGCAAGTGGAACTACTCCTTCCGGCTGGTGCACGACATGGCCTCGCGGATCGAACTGTCCGGCGGCGATGAGGCCTACACCGCCTTGTTGGACGCCTTCTTCGGGTACGGCGCCGAGCCGGTCACCCAACCCGGCCAGCAACCCGGGATCGAGGAGATGGCCGCGGGATATGCGCTGAACCGCTTCGAGGGGTTGAACAACGAACCCGATCTCGACGCGCCGTGGGCCTACCATTACACCGGCCGTCCCGACCGGACCGCCGAGATCATCCAGTCGGCCTGGTTGAACCAGTTCGGTACCGGCGCCGGCGGGCTGCCGGGCAATGACGATTCCGGCGGCCTCAGCTCCTGGTACGTCTGGGCCACGCTCGGCCTGTTCCCGGTCACCGGACAGTCCCGCTTCCTGATCAACACCCCGAACGTCCGCGCCGCCCGGCTGCGCGTACCCGGCGGATTGTTCGAGATCACCACCCAGGGTTTCCGTACCCCCAGCAGGGGTGGGCCGTACCAGTACGTGCAGGAGGCCTGGTTGGACGGCCAGTTGCTGCAACAGACCTGGATCGATGCTGCCGACGTCCGCCGGGGCGGGCGCCTGGACATCGAGCTCGGCCCCGAGCCGTCGGAGTGGGGCAGGCACAACCGGCCGCCGTCGATCGGCTTCCACTCCGCCGTCGGCTGA
- a CDS encoding FtsK/SpoIIIE domain-containing protein: MPAIKVLRWCGLEVWWWVSRLVRLLLRYWLWSLLAVIIVCVGEIQQNRWPLIVIVTYLALLGVWARVWPVSFDRHVALPSFRRRTKRWVRKSWGPVMDACGLARRTPGEETVAVPSRRRLRWIDGQLSVDLLLLIGQTVEDVEHAADRLRTAVGARRVRIIPDDTYTTCRIVWSFGDPLGEPFLATIPDYGHGADYGSGGELVAVPVGRTEDSTTWWLPLISTLVAGCTGAGKASVMWSTILALAPAVRSGLVELHGIDLKGGMELTMGRRLFTRTATTPVEAVQLLEDAVQRLEERTHALAGRVRDHRPTIAEPLVLIVVDELASLVAYSADRDLVKRAEAALSRLLSAGRAPKFLVLAFLQDPRKEIVKMRHLFPQSLGLRLRDREEVAMVLGDGAVQAGATCHKIPHLPTRHEPGSGHRGQHARLTQLAPSAVAASG; encoded by the coding sequence ATGCCGGCGATCAAGGTGCTGCGCTGGTGCGGGCTGGAAGTGTGGTGGTGGGTCTCGCGGCTGGTCCGGCTGCTGCTGCGGTACTGGCTGTGGTCGCTGCTCGCGGTGATCATCGTCTGTGTCGGCGAGATCCAGCAGAACCGGTGGCCGCTGATCGTCATCGTCACCTACCTCGCCCTGCTGGGGGTGTGGGCGCGGGTCTGGCCCGTGTCGTTCGACCGGCATGTGGCACTGCCGTCATTTCGGCGGCGAACGAAGCGGTGGGTCCGCAAGAGCTGGGGACCGGTCATGGATGCCTGCGGCCTCGCCCGCCGCACCCCCGGCGAGGAAACAGTGGCGGTGCCATCACGGCGGCGGCTGCGCTGGATCGACGGTCAGCTGTCGGTCGATCTGTTGTTGTTGATCGGCCAAACCGTCGAAGATGTCGAACACGCCGCCGACCGGTTACGGACCGCTGTCGGTGCCCGCCGGGTCCGGATCATCCCCGACGACACCTACACGACCTGCAGGATCGTGTGGTCCTTCGGTGACCCCTTGGGTGAACCGTTCCTCGCCACCATCCCCGACTACGGCCACGGTGCCGATTACGGCTCGGGTGGCGAGTTGGTGGCGGTGCCGGTCGGTCGGACGGAGGACAGCACGACGTGGTGGCTGCCGCTGATCTCGACTTTGGTCGCTGGGTGCACTGGCGCGGGTAAGGCATCGGTGATGTGGAGCACGATCTTGGCGCTCGCCCCGGCGGTCCGGTCCGGGCTGGTGGAGCTGCACGGGATCGATCTCAAAGGCGGCATGGAACTCACCATGGGCCGACGCTTGTTCACCCGCACCGCCACCACACCTGTTGAGGCCGTTCAGTTGCTGGAGGATGCCGTGCAACGGCTGGAGGAGCGCACGCACGCCTTGGCTGGTCGGGTGCGGGATCACCGGCCGACGATCGCGGAGCCGCTGGTGCTGATCGTGGTCGACGAACTTGCCTCGCTGGTGGCCTATTCGGCGGATCGGGATCTGGTGAAGCGGGCGGAGGCGGCGTTGTCGCGGCTGCTGAGCGCAGGCCGGGCACCGAAGTTCCTGGTGCTCGCGTTCTTGCAGGACCCGCGCAAAGAGATAGTGAAGATGCGGCACCTGTTCCCCCAGTCGTTGGGGCTGCGGCTGCGGGACCGGGAAGAGGTCGCGATGGTCCTCGGCGACGGAGCAGTCCAGGCCGGGGCGACCTGTCACAAGATCCCCCATCTGCCCACCCGCCACGAGCCAGGATCCGGGCACCGGGGACAGCACGCCCGGCTCACGCAGCTCGCGCCGTCGGCGGTCGCGGCGTCCGGATGA
- a CDS encoding pyridoxal-phosphate dependent enzyme translates to MTTIATSITDLIGHTPLLELQKYSTNRGLRARLLAKLEYLNPLGSVKDRAAWSIIRQAEESGALQPGGTIVDVTSGNTGDLPGRDRRPPRLPHEVLPQRQHQPGQDHLAAGLRCRSGDRAQCELRRPGLAS, encoded by the coding sequence ATGACCACCATCGCCACCAGCATCACCGATCTGATCGGCCACACCCCGCTGCTCGAACTGCAGAAGTACTCCACCAACCGCGGCCTGAGGGCACGACTGCTCGCGAAGCTCGAATACCTCAACCCACTCGGCAGCGTGAAGGACCGGGCCGCCTGGTCGATCATCCGCCAGGCCGAGGAATCGGGCGCCCTGCAGCCCGGCGGGACGATCGTCGACGTCACCAGCGGCAACACCGGGGATCTCCCTGGCCGCGATCGCCGCCCGCCACGGTTACCGCACGAAGTTCTACCTCAGCGACAACATCAGCCCGGACAAGATCACCTTGCTGCAGGCCTTCGGTGCCGAAGTGGTGACCGTGCCCAATGTGAACTTCGCCGACCCGGATTGGCGAGCTGA
- a CDS encoding DUF559 domain-containing protein, producing the protein MNHDHLPALGVWSHADLIGSAGRPALHRAIAENRLLHIGHGWYATGTADPAVLGALRLGCRLGCLSVLRLHGVWTPPDSFTHVFFRRNQPPRSPDRLDHRLQNWPDRSPTMSLWHSLESAVLRHEAETAVIVLESAVEQKLITLADARTIAAIGQVKKQRILRRVRAGAQSGTETRLRLFFELRGVPVKIQVPIPDVGHVDLLVGDSLVLEADSRAHHSHSTSYATDRRRDLELRRAGFSVIRLTYLQVFGDWDRTSAALSQILRSRRHRFR; encoded by the coding sequence ATGAATCATGACCATCTGCCCGCACTCGGTGTCTGGTCCCATGCCGACCTGATCGGTAGTGCGGGTCGCCCCGCGCTTCACCGTGCGATCGCCGAGAACAGATTGCTGCACATCGGACACGGTTGGTATGCCACCGGCACCGCCGACCCCGCAGTCCTCGGCGCTCTCCGACTGGGATGTCGGCTGGGGTGCCTGAGCGTGCTCCGCCTGCACGGGGTCTGGACACCACCGGACTCGTTCACCCATGTGTTCTTCCGCCGGAACCAGCCGCCGCGGTCGCCGGATCGACTCGATCATCGGCTGCAGAACTGGCCCGACCGCTCGCCGACGATGTCGCTGTGGCACAGCCTGGAGTCCGCGGTTCTGCGGCACGAAGCAGAGACCGCAGTGATCGTCCTCGAATCCGCTGTGGAGCAGAAGCTGATCACCCTCGCCGATGCCCGGACGATCGCCGCAATCGGACAGGTGAAGAAGCAGCGGATCCTGCGGCGGGTCCGCGCAGGTGCACAGTCGGGCACCGAGACCCGACTGCGGTTGTTCTTCGAACTCCGTGGGGTTCCGGTGAAGATCCAGGTGCCGATCCCCGATGTCGGACACGTGGATCTGCTGGTCGGCGATTCACTGGTCCTCGAGGCCGACAGCCGGGCCCACCACAGCCACAGCACGAGCTATGCCACTGATCGGCGCCGAGACCTCGAACTGCGACGGGCAGGCTTCAGCGTGATCCGGTTGACCTATCTCCAGGTTTTCGGGGACTGGGATCGGACCTCCGCCGCGTTGTCACAGATCCTGCGCAGCAGACGCCACCGATTTCGCTGA
- a CDS encoding MFS transporter, which translates to MTDGTATPRPQGPVGATMRSFHQVLVNTAVANITSSYLWWGLTFWAYLETRSVLATSIIGGSYMLLIAVFGMIFGGLVDRMRKKAVMVLSSSITVSAYLLAGLLYLIFDVTTLVDWSRPWFWLFAGVILIGGVVEHLRNIALSTTVTLLVPADRRDRANGLVGTVQGLAFMVTSVFSGLSIGLLGMGWTVVIATAATGLALAHLLTIAIPEERIVSTAEAGAEAPKFLGLREMLPAVLVVPGLLALILFSTFNNLVGGVFLALMDPYGLTLFSVEAWGVVLGVTSTGFIIGGMLVAKFGLGKNPVRTMLLVNVGIALLGMTFAIRELWWLYALGIWVFMCLTPMAEATEQTIIQRVVPFAKQGRVFGFAASVEAAAAPVSSFLVGPLAEFVLIPYMESREGRQTFGWLLGDGEARGIALAFVGASLVMLLAVVVAFVSRPYRRLSAAYAEAVPPLSGDTTQPDDGVAGSGGDEVSSADPPVAHEPGAQAQPAQGQTEKAQDHHEPTRDQAELRRDQDEPAHDHEEPARDHDELDHIGEAGQSIRDTLR; encoded by the coding sequence ATGACCGACGGCACCGCCACCCCACGGCCACAGGGCCCGGTCGGCGCGACCATGCGCAGTTTCCACCAAGTGCTGGTGAACACCGCAGTCGCCAACATCACCTCCAGTTATCTGTGGTGGGGCCTGACCTTCTGGGCCTATCTGGAGACCCGCTCGGTGCTGGCCACGTCGATCATCGGCGGCTCCTACATGCTGCTGATCGCCGTCTTCGGGATGATCTTCGGCGGTCTGGTCGACCGGATGCGGAAGAAGGCGGTGATGGTGCTGTCCAGCAGCATCACCGTGAGTGCGTACCTGCTGGCCGGCCTGCTCTACCTGATCTTCGACGTCACCACGCTGGTCGACTGGAGCCGACCCTGGTTCTGGCTGTTCGCCGGTGTCATCCTGATCGGTGGCGTGGTGGAGCACCTGCGGAACATCGCGCTGTCGACGACCGTCACCCTGCTCGTCCCGGCCGACCGCCGCGACCGGGCCAATGGTCTGGTCGGTACGGTCCAAGGCCTCGCCTTCATGGTCACCAGCGTCTTCTCCGGACTGTCGATCGGCCTGCTCGGCATGGGCTGGACGGTGGTCATCGCCACCGCCGCGACCGGGCTGGCGCTGGCGCACCTGCTGACCATCGCCATCCCCGAGGAGCGGATCGTCAGCACTGCCGAGGCCGGCGCGGAGGCACCGAAGTTCCTCGGTCTGCGGGAGATGCTGCCGGCGGTCCTGGTGGTGCCCGGACTGCTCGCACTGATCCTGTTCTCCACCTTCAACAACCTCGTCGGCGGTGTCTTCCTGGCACTCATGGATCCCTACGGGCTGACCCTGTTCAGCGTCGAGGCGTGGGGTGTCGTGCTCGGTGTCACCAGCACCGGTTTCATCATCGGCGGCATGCTGGTGGCGAAGTTCGGTCTGGGCAAGAATCCGGTACGTACCATGCTGCTGGTCAACGTCGGCATCGCCCTGCTCGGGATGACCTTCGCCATCCGCGAGCTGTGGTGGCTCTATGCGCTGGGGATCTGGGTCTTCATGTGCCTGACGCCGATGGCCGAGGCGACGGAGCAGACGATCATCCAGCGGGTGGTGCCGTTCGCCAAACAGGGACGTGTGTTCGGCTTCGCCGCCAGTGTGGAAGCCGCCGCCGCGCCGGTGTCGTCGTTCCTGGTGGGCCCACTGGCGGAGTTCGTGCTGATCCCCTACATGGAGTCCCGCGAGGGCCGGCAGACCTTCGGTTGGCTGCTCGGTGACGGTGAAGCCCGCGGGATCGCACTGGCCTTCGTCGGAGCCAGCCTGGTGATGTTGCTGGCGGTCGTGGTGGCCTTCGTCTCCCGCCCGTACCGTCGGCTGTCCGCAGCCTATGCCGAGGCCGTACCGCCGCTGTCGGGCGACACCACGCAACCGGACGACGGGGTCGCCGGATCGGGCGGTGACGAGGTGTCGTCGGCAGATCCACCGGTCGCCCACGAGCCGGGTGCACAGGCCCAGCCGGCACAGGGCCAGACCGAGAAGGCGCAGGATCATCACGAACCGACGCGCGATCAGGCCGAGTTGAGGCGCGATCAGGACGAGCCGGCGCACGATCACGAGGAGCCGGCGCGCGATCACGACGAGCTGGACCACATCGGCGAGGCAGGACAGAGCATCCGCGACACGCTGCGCTGA